One segment of Micromonospora parathelypteridis DNA contains the following:
- a CDS encoding zinc-dependent metalloprotease, with product MAQFVDWDLAAATAGALSKSGPRVSFSEATDVVGDLRRLTDEAAGHVADYTGLRAQVAHPPVRVVDRRDWAATNIAGLREVITPLVSRLSGDKQPGALTEAIGSRLTGVQAGTVLAYLSGRVLGQYEVFSADPGQLLLVAPNIVEVERKLGADPRDFRLWVCLHEVTHRTQFTAVPWMRAYFLGEVQAFVDASSSGSEHLVERLRRGVATLSDAVRDPESRTSVLDIVQTPAQRAVLDRLTALMTLLEGHAEFVMDGVGPQVIPSVERIRASFNRRREAGNPLEKAIRRLLGVDVKMRQYAEGRKFVHGVVERVGMDGFNSIFNSPLTLPRLSELGDPDAWVARVHGPAGTFPAAG from the coding sequence ATGGCGCAGTTCGTGGACTGGGATCTGGCCGCCGCCACCGCGGGGGCGTTGAGCAAGTCGGGCCCCCGGGTGTCGTTCTCCGAGGCCACCGACGTGGTCGGCGACCTGCGCCGGCTGACCGACGAGGCGGCCGGGCACGTGGCCGACTACACGGGGTTGCGGGCGCAGGTGGCGCATCCGCCGGTCCGGGTGGTCGACCGGCGCGACTGGGCGGCGACCAACATCGCCGGTCTCCGCGAGGTGATCACTCCGCTGGTGAGCCGGCTCTCCGGCGACAAGCAGCCGGGCGCGTTGACCGAGGCGATCGGGTCGAGGCTGACCGGGGTGCAGGCCGGGACCGTGCTGGCCTACCTCTCCGGCCGGGTGCTCGGCCAGTACGAGGTCTTCTCGGCCGACCCGGGCCAGTTGCTGCTGGTCGCACCGAACATCGTCGAGGTGGAGCGCAAGCTCGGCGCCGACCCGCGGGACTTCCGGCTCTGGGTGTGCCTGCACGAGGTCACGCACCGGACCCAGTTCACCGCCGTCCCGTGGATGCGGGCGTACTTCCTCGGTGAGGTGCAGGCGTTCGTCGACGCCTCGTCCAGCGGGAGCGAGCATCTGGTCGAGCGGCTGCGGCGCGGGGTGGCGACGCTCTCCGACGCGGTCCGTGACCCGGAGAGCCGCACCAGCGTGCTGGACATCGTGCAGACCCCGGCGCAGCGGGCGGTGCTCGACCGGCTCACCGCGTTGATGACCCTGCTGGAGGGGCACGCCGAGTTCGTCATGGACGGCGTCGGCCCGCAGGTGATCCCGAGCGTGGAGCGGATCCGGGCGTCGTTCAACCGTCGCCGGGAGGCGGGCAACCCGCTGGAGAAGGCGATCCGCCGGCTGCTCGGGGTGGACGTCAAGATGCGCCAGTACGCCGAGGGGCGCAAGTTCGTGCACGGCGTGGTCGAGCGGGTCGGCATGGACGGGTTCAACTCGATCTTCAACTCGCCGCTCACCCTGCCCCGCCTGTCGGAGCTGGGCGACCCGGACGCCTGGGTGGCCCGGGTGCACGGCCCGGCCGGCACCTTCCCGGCCGCTGGCTGA
- the tilS gene encoding tRNA lysidine(34) synthetase TilS: MAALAPPVAAIRVAVRRALTGLPSGGPVLVACSGGADSLALAAATVFVAPRLGRAAAFVTVDHGLQDGSAQRAEAVAGWARGAGFVSATVVRVEVAGRPGGPEAAAREARYEALTEVARQQNAVAVLTGHTRDDQAETVLLALARGSGPRGLAGMPARRDLAGVPLLRPLLEIGREQTRAACAALGLSPWQDPHNTDPSYARSRVRADLLPALVRALGPGVVDNLARTARLVAADNAALDELAATALAAARCPGGGLSVPGLVGLVPAVRGRVLHSWARELGAVAGALSHRHVSALDALVTDWRGQGPTDLPGGVRVLRRADRLTPVEPT; encoded by the coding sequence GTGGCCGCGCTCGCCCCGCCGGTGGCCGCGATCCGGGTCGCGGTCCGCCGCGCACTGACCGGGCTGCCGTCCGGCGGGCCGGTGCTGGTCGCCTGCTCCGGTGGCGCCGATTCGCTCGCACTCGCGGCGGCCACCGTGTTCGTGGCGCCTCGGCTGGGCCGCGCCGCGGCGTTCGTCACCGTCGACCACGGCTTGCAGGACGGCTCCGCGCAGCGTGCCGAGGCGGTGGCCGGGTGGGCCCGTGGGGCCGGGTTCGTGTCGGCGACCGTGGTGCGGGTGGAGGTGGCCGGGCGTCCGGGAGGCCCGGAGGCGGCAGCCCGGGAGGCCCGCTACGAGGCGTTGACCGAGGTGGCGCGGCAGCAGAACGCGGTCGCGGTGCTCACCGGGCACACCCGCGACGACCAGGCGGAGACGGTGCTGCTCGCGCTTGCCCGGGGCTCCGGCCCCCGCGGGCTGGCCGGGATGCCGGCCCGGCGGGACCTGGCCGGGGTGCCGCTGCTGCGGCCGCTGCTGGAGATCGGTCGGGAGCAGACGCGCGCGGCGTGTGCCGCGCTCGGGCTGAGCCCGTGGCAGGACCCGCACAACACCGACCCGTCGTACGCCCGCTCCCGGGTACGAGCCGACCTGCTGCCGGCGCTGGTGCGGGCGCTCGGGCCCGGCGTGGTGGACAACCTCGCGCGTACCGCCCGGCTGGTGGCTGCCGACAACGCCGCGCTCGACGAGCTGGCGGCGACGGCGCTCGCGGCGGCGCGGTGTCCCGGCGGAGGGCTCTCCGTGCCGGGGCTGGTCGGTCTGGTTCCCGCGGTACGCGGCCGGGTGCTGCACAGCTGGGCGCGCGAGCTGGGCGCCGTGGCGGGCGCGCTGTCGCACCGGCACGTCAGTGCCCTGGACGCCCTGGTCACCGATTGGCGTGGTCAGGGCCCGACCGATCTGCCGGGGGGTGTCCGGGTGCTTCGCCGCGCCGACCGGCTGACGCCGGTGGAGCCCACCTGA
- a CDS encoding GlxA family transcriptional regulator has protein sequence MLRSVAVLALDQVAPFELGVLAEVFGTDRTADGFPGYRFQVCSPDGAPVRTSSGFRLTPNADLGPVDEADLVAIPAHSQGTTVPGPVLDALRRADARGAYLFSVCSGAFLLGEAGLLDDRECTTHWRHVDELQRRHPRARVRCNSLYVQDGRLLTSAGTAAGIDACLHLIRQEHGSATATRLARRMVVPPHRDGGQSQYVEAPIPKAPEAPTLEPVLEWLMGHLDRTITVEELAARADMAPRTFARRFRAETGTTPHDWLTNQRVLLARRLLEETPLSVEAVADQAGFGDAAALRHHFSRRVGATPHSYRTTFRDRAHSS, from the coding sequence ATGCTCCGGTCCGTCGCCGTTCTCGCCCTCGACCAGGTCGCTCCCTTCGAGCTCGGCGTGCTCGCCGAGGTGTTCGGCACCGACCGCACCGCCGATGGCTTCCCCGGCTACCGCTTCCAGGTGTGCAGCCCCGACGGCGCTCCCGTGCGTACCTCGTCCGGCTTCCGCCTCACCCCGAACGCCGACCTCGGCCCGGTCGACGAGGCCGACCTGGTGGCCATCCCCGCGCACAGCCAGGGCACCACCGTTCCCGGCCCGGTGCTCGACGCGCTGCGCCGGGCCGACGCGCGCGGCGCGTACCTGTTCAGCGTCTGCTCCGGCGCCTTCCTGCTCGGCGAGGCCGGGCTGCTCGACGACCGGGAGTGCACGACCCACTGGCGGCACGTGGACGAGCTGCAACGCCGACACCCGCGTGCCCGGGTGCGCTGCAACTCGCTCTACGTCCAGGACGGGCGGCTGCTCACCAGCGCCGGCACGGCGGCCGGCATCGACGCCTGCCTGCACCTGATCCGCCAGGAGCACGGCTCGGCCACGGCGACCAGGCTGGCCCGGCGGATGGTGGTGCCGCCACACCGCGACGGCGGCCAGTCCCAGTACGTCGAGGCGCCCATCCCGAAGGCACCCGAGGCGCCCACCCTGGAGCCAGTGCTGGAGTGGTTGATGGGTCACCTGGACCGGACGATCACCGTGGAGGAGTTGGCCGCCCGCGCCGACATGGCACCACGCACGTTCGCCCGTCGGTTCCGGGCCGAGACCGGCACCACCCCGCACGACTGGCTCACCAACCAGCGGGTGCTGCTTGCCCGACGGCTGCTCGAGGAGACCCCGTTGAGCGTGGAGGCGGTCGCCGACCAGGCCGGCTTCGGCGACGCCGCGGCGTTACGCCACCACTTCAGCCGCCGAGTCGGCGCCACCCCGCACAGTTACCGGACCACGTTCCGGGACCGGGCGCACAGCAGCTGA
- the hpt gene encoding hypoxanthine phosphoribosyltransferase, with protein sequence MADGSWYDADIDHVIISEAQIREKTAELAKQVSADYAHVGDGLLLVCVLKGAVMFMADFARALGRNGPPAELDFMAISSYGQGTTSSGVVRILKDLDRDIAGRHVVVVEDIVDSGLTLSWLLRYLESRSAASVEVVALFRKPDAVKVPVAVKYVGFDIPTEFVVGYGLDFGERYRELPYVGVLKPEVYARS encoded by the coding sequence ATGGCTGACGGCTCCTGGTACGACGCCGACATCGACCACGTGATCATCTCCGAGGCGCAGATCCGCGAGAAGACGGCGGAACTGGCCAAGCAGGTCTCCGCCGACTACGCCCACGTGGGCGACGGACTGCTGCTGGTATGCGTACTCAAGGGTGCGGTGATGTTCATGGCGGACTTCGCCCGGGCGCTGGGCCGCAACGGCCCGCCGGCCGAGCTCGACTTCATGGCCATCTCGTCCTACGGCCAGGGCACCACCTCCTCCGGGGTGGTCCGCATCCTCAAGGACCTGGATCGGGACATCGCCGGTCGGCACGTGGTGGTCGTCGAGGACATCGTCGACTCCGGGCTCACCCTCTCCTGGCTGCTGCGCTACCTCGAGTCGCGTTCGGCGGCGAGCGTCGAGGTCGTCGCGCTGTTCCGCAAGCCGGACGCGGTCAAGGTGCCGGTCGCAGTGAAGTACGTCGGCTTCGACATCCCCACCGAGTTCGTGGTCGGCTACGGCCTGGACTTCGGTGAGCGCTACCGGGAGCTGCCCTACGTCGGGGTGCTCAAGCCCGAGGTCTACGCCCGCTCCTGA
- the ftsH gene encoding ATP-dependent zinc metalloprotease FtsH, producing MERTRFFRRPVVWIILVILGAVVLSQLFTAGPSYHRVDTSVALDQLHTAKINKVVFQDKEQTLQLDLAQKTKFGKTETNKIEAQFPYQAGDQIWNEVLDAKAANRVTGPADAKVSSDSIWVSLLVNLLPIALLVLLLLFFMSQMQGGGSRVLNFGKSKAKMITKDTPKTTFEDVAGAEEAVEELHEIKDFLQNPAKYQALGAKIPKGVLLFGPPGTGKTLLARAVAGEAGVPFYSISGSDFVEMFVGVGASRVRDLFEQAKTNAPAIVFVDEIDAVGRHRGAGMGGGHDEREQTLNQLLVEMDGFDTKGGVILIAATNRPDILDPALLRPGRFDRQIPVDAPDMEGRKAVLRVHAKGKPFAPDVDLDAVARRTPGFSGADLANVINESALLTARKDQRAITNDSLEESIDRVVAGPQRRTRVMSDQEKKITAYHEGGHALVAWALPHAAPVHKVTILSRGRSLGHTLVLPTEDKYTQTRAEMIDTLAYALGGRAAEELVFHEPTTGAGNDIEKATQLARAMITQYGMSSKLGAIKYGTSGDEPFLGRNMGHERDYSDSVAAEIDGEMRALVELAHDEAWEILVEYRDVLDNIVLELMEKETLSTADMARICSRVVKRPPLAPYNGFGKRQPSTEPPVLTPAEKDKLKAQAQADGAQASVGGAPSNNSDGTH from the coding sequence ATGGAACGTACGCGTTTCTTCCGCCGACCGGTGGTCTGGATCATCCTGGTCATCCTCGGCGCCGTTGTGCTCAGTCAGCTGTTCACCGCTGGTCCCAGCTACCACCGCGTGGACACTTCCGTTGCGCTCGATCAGCTCCACACCGCCAAGATCAACAAGGTGGTCTTCCAGGACAAGGAGCAGACGCTCCAGCTGGACCTGGCGCAGAAGACCAAGTTCGGTAAGACCGAGACCAACAAGATCGAGGCTCAGTTCCCGTACCAGGCTGGCGACCAGATCTGGAACGAGGTGCTGGACGCCAAGGCGGCCAACCGGGTCACCGGCCCGGCCGACGCCAAGGTCTCGTCGGACAGCATCTGGGTGAGCCTGCTGGTCAACCTGCTGCCGATCGCGTTGCTCGTCCTCCTGCTGCTGTTCTTCATGTCGCAGATGCAGGGTGGCGGCTCCCGGGTGCTCAACTTCGGCAAGTCCAAGGCGAAGATGATCACCAAGGACACGCCGAAGACGACCTTCGAGGACGTCGCGGGTGCCGAGGAGGCCGTCGAGGAACTGCACGAGATCAAGGACTTCCTGCAGAACCCTGCGAAGTACCAGGCCCTGGGTGCCAAGATCCCGAAGGGCGTGCTGCTGTTCGGCCCGCCCGGCACCGGCAAGACGCTGCTGGCCCGCGCGGTCGCCGGCGAGGCCGGGGTGCCCTTCTACTCCATCTCCGGCTCCGACTTCGTGGAGATGTTCGTCGGTGTCGGCGCCAGCCGGGTCCGCGACCTCTTCGAGCAGGCCAAGACGAACGCCCCGGCGATCGTCTTCGTCGACGAGATCGACGCCGTCGGTCGGCACCGCGGCGCCGGCATGGGCGGCGGTCACGACGAGCGCGAGCAGACGCTCAACCAGCTGCTCGTCGAGATGGACGGCTTCGACACCAAGGGCGGGGTCATCCTGATCGCGGCCACCAACCGACCGGACATCCTCGACCCGGCGCTGCTGCGCCCGGGCCGGTTCGACCGGCAGATCCCGGTGGACGCCCCCGACATGGAGGGCCGCAAGGCCGTCCTGCGGGTGCACGCCAAGGGCAAGCCGTTCGCCCCCGACGTCGACCTTGACGCGGTGGCGCGACGTACCCCGGGCTTCAGCGGCGCCGACCTGGCCAACGTGATCAACGAGTCCGCGCTGCTCACCGCCCGCAAGGACCAGCGGGCGATCACCAACGACTCGCTGGAAGAGTCGATCGACCGGGTGGTCGCCGGTCCGCAGCGTCGGACCCGGGTGATGAGCGACCAGGAAAAGAAGATCACCGCGTACCACGAGGGTGGGCACGCACTGGTCGCCTGGGCGCTGCCGCACGCCGCGCCGGTGCACAAGGTGACGATCCTGTCCCGTGGCCGCTCCCTGGGCCACACCCTGGTGCTCCCGACCGAAGACAAGTACACCCAGACCCGCGCCGAGATGATCGACACCCTGGCGTACGCGCTGGGTGGCCGGGCCGCCGAGGAACTGGTCTTCCACGAGCCCACCACCGGTGCCGGCAACGACATCGAGAAGGCCACCCAACTGGCCCGCGCGATGATCACGCAGTACGGCATGAGCTCCAAGCTCGGCGCGATCAAGTACGGCACCAGCGGGGACGAGCCGTTCCTCGGCCGCAACATGGGCCACGAGCGGGACTACTCGGACTCGGTCGCCGCCGAGATCGACGGTGAGATGCGGGCACTGGTCGAGCTGGCGCACGACGAGGCCTGGGAGATCCTGGTGGAATACCGGGACGTCCTGGACAACATCGTGCTCGAGCTGATGGAGAAGGAAACCCTCTCCACCGCCGACATGGCGCGGATCTGCTCCCGGGTGGTCAAGCGCCCGCCGCTGGCGCCGTACAACGGCTTCGGCAAGCGTCAGCCCTCGACCGAGCCGCCCGTGCTCACCCCTGCGGAGAAGGACAAGCTCAAGGCGCAGGCCCAGGCGGACGGCGCGCAGGCGTCGGTCGGCGGGGCGCCGTCCAACAACTCGGACGGCACACACTGA
- the folE gene encoding GTP cyclohydrolase I FolE, producing MAVSATEPDGDDELDYVAARLISGKLTGRPVEDAVDLGRIEKAVREILIAVGEDPDRDGLQQTPARVARAYAELFAGLRVDPAQVLSTTFEANHEELVIVRDIDVMSLCEHHLLPFRGVAHIGYIPGPDGRITGLSKLARLVEVFARRPQVQERLTSQVADLLMSKLAPRGVVVVLECEHMCMAMRGIQKSGAKTITSAVRGILQTDSKSRSEAMALIIPR from the coding sequence CTGGCCGTCTCCGCGACCGAGCCCGACGGCGACGACGAGCTGGACTATGTGGCCGCCCGGCTGATCAGCGGCAAGCTGACCGGCCGCCCGGTCGAGGACGCGGTCGACCTGGGCCGGATCGAGAAGGCCGTTCGCGAGATCCTGATCGCGGTCGGTGAGGACCCGGACCGCGACGGGCTCCAGCAGACCCCGGCCCGGGTCGCCCGCGCGTACGCCGAGCTGTTCGCCGGCCTGCGGGTCGACCCGGCGCAGGTGCTCAGCACCACCTTCGAGGCCAACCACGAAGAGCTGGTGATCGTCCGGGACATCGACGTGATGAGCCTCTGTGAGCACCACCTGCTGCCGTTCCGTGGCGTCGCGCACATCGGGTACATCCCCGGCCCGGACGGACGGATCACCGGCCTGTCCAAGCTGGCCCGACTGGTCGAGGTCTTCGCCCGCCGGCCTCAGGTGCAGGAGCGGCTCACCTCGCAGGTTGCCGACCTGCTGATGAGCAAACTCGCCCCGCGCGGTGTCGTCGTCGTGCTGGAGTGCGAGCACATGTGCATGGCGATGCGCGGCATCCAGAAGTCCGGTGCCAAGACCATCACCTCAGCGGTACGCGGCATCCTCCAGACGGACTCCAAGTCCCGCTCCGAGGCGATGGCGCTGATCATCCCGCGCTGA
- a CDS encoding M23 family metallopeptidase, giving the protein MTTGRAAGAVRRPLRVGVIAAILTGVLFLLCCTGGTAAFFLSGLGGDPENGDTLAGWGCGPVRPVDIAAELPRFTEYGDAQVRNAAIIIKVGQDLGVPSRGWVIALATAMQESALRNLANSTVPESLALPHEGVGADHDSLGLFQQRPGWGSVAERLTPAYAARKFYEKLVKVPSWQRRPLSVVAQQVQISAYPDAYAKHEELASKLVDALAGGAARTVEINGKAVCDAAERGEIAASGWTAPISGDVGSGFRTASRPGHDGVDIGATKGTEIRAAAAGRVLVARCDPDNSRRQDCDVDGYPDKGGCGWFVDLLHAGGYITRYCHMVVQPRVTPNQIVPAGQVIGQVGSSGNSSCPHLHFEVHLRKDRTSRGAIDPIPFMRERGAPLRAAE; this is encoded by the coding sequence ATGACCACCGGTCGAGCAGCCGGCGCTGTCCGCCGGCCGCTGCGGGTGGGCGTGATCGCCGCGATACTCACCGGGGTGCTGTTCCTGCTCTGCTGCACCGGCGGCACCGCCGCTTTCTTCCTCAGTGGGCTCGGCGGCGACCCGGAGAACGGGGACACCCTCGCGGGCTGGGGTTGCGGCCCGGTCCGTCCGGTGGACATCGCCGCCGAGCTGCCACGGTTCACCGAGTACGGCGACGCGCAGGTCCGCAACGCGGCGATCATCATCAAGGTCGGCCAGGACCTGGGGGTGCCCTCGCGCGGCTGGGTGATCGCCCTGGCCACCGCGATGCAGGAGTCCGCCCTGCGCAACCTGGCGAACAGCACGGTCCCCGAGTCTCTGGCCCTGCCGCACGAGGGCGTCGGCGCCGACCACGACTCGCTGGGCCTGTTCCAGCAGCGGCCGGGATGGGGCTCGGTCGCCGAACGACTGACCCCCGCCTACGCGGCCCGGAAGTTCTACGAGAAGCTGGTCAAGGTGCCGAGCTGGCAGCGTCGTCCGCTGAGTGTGGTGGCGCAGCAGGTTCAGATCAGCGCCTACCCGGATGCGTACGCCAAGCACGAGGAGTTGGCGAGCAAGCTCGTGGACGCGCTGGCCGGCGGTGCGGCTCGCACCGTCGAGATCAACGGTAAGGCGGTGTGCGATGCGGCCGAGCGTGGTGAGATCGCCGCGTCCGGCTGGACTGCACCCATCTCTGGCGACGTCGGCTCCGGCTTTCGAACCGCCAGCCGACCCGGCCACGACGGGGTGGACATCGGGGCAACCAAGGGCACCGAGATCCGTGCCGCAGCGGCCGGCCGTGTGTTGGTGGCCCGCTGCGACCCAGACAACAGTCGCCGGCAGGATTGCGACGTGGACGGATATCCGGACAAGGGCGGCTGCGGTTGGTTCGTCGACCTGCTGCACGCCGGCGGCTACATCACCCGCTACTGCCACATGGTGGTCCAGCCCCGGGTGACACCCAATCAGATCGTGCCGGCCGGCCAGGTGATCGGACAGGTCGGCAGCAGCGGCAACTCGTCCTGCCCGCACCTGCACTTCGAGGTGCACCTGCGCAAGGACCGGACCAGCCGGGGTGCAATAGACCCGATTCCGTTCATGCGCGAGCGGGGCGCCCCGCTGCGCGCCGCGGAATGA
- a CDS encoding FtsK/SpoIIIE domain-containing protein produces MDAVAGPKARTNRAAALHRRAAAVATAATAILDETRPAPADQRRQYELADRLRAVAARLAPGWSGAALDSLTVDSPAGDGPPPFVRVGTAAPLDDARFPALVPLVGTGHLSVDADAREPRVAGLLRAVLLRLLGAAPAGALLIRAVDATGAALAPFGALADAGLLPPPAVDVAGLRAVLTEAEQWVTPGASGRRRHDRTLLLVVAALPESTGPTDLARIEALAEQGPTAGLHLVVAGWPPAGPYAARAPLPHTTPLALRNAYALLGDPPGASLASPGTDSPGGLNSPVFVESDPPAELVDAVCRRLAEQVEAGSRLALAALLPPTGERLWESDSADGLTTTVGDAGGRSVPLGFTELTPHWLVSGRSAGGRAAFLTTALLGLAARYGPDDLALYLVDLGDGESFVEFLQTERDRSWIPQVRAAAMAADREYVRDLLDELTAEVQRRAEAGARAGGQRFAELRQHQPLPRIVCVLDNVPLLFAERDRLATEVAAQLDALARAGRAYGVHLVLAGAGELGLSARADAGHRDSVLGQFPVRVALPGGSPVLEPTNDSAAGLPVGSAVVNTAGGLGGPRGATRGHERLIRHPDPQDHPTVVEELRHELWTARPAGSAPPVVFAGYARPLLGNDPRHRAALAGQAHGPAALLGRAVGVARSTVAVPLGPAAGRNLAVLGSGAAAGGLLATAARSTADHHAPGTARFLLAAPDPGARALAEALTAELATRHPAEMVDLPTLLADAADDLPTYLVVFGLDRPGPRELPVDRLRALLRDGPPAGRHLLGWWRAVPPFAALLEPEGEVDKLAAVAVLDVPVAQLAAVFGRPMEWRARPDRAVLWDGPDERGTVLVPFADEAG; encoded by the coding sequence GTGGATGCGGTGGCCGGTCCGAAGGCACGCACGAACCGCGCCGCAGCCCTGCATCGCCGGGCGGCGGCGGTCGCGACAGCTGCCACCGCGATCCTGGACGAGACCCGACCTGCCCCGGCCGACCAGCGCCGCCAGTACGAGCTGGCCGACCGCCTGCGGGCGGTCGCGGCACGGCTGGCCCCCGGCTGGTCCGGCGCCGCGTTGGACTCGCTCACCGTGGACTCTCCGGCGGGTGACGGCCCGCCGCCGTTCGTCCGGGTCGGCACGGCGGCACCGTTGGACGACGCCCGCTTTCCCGCGTTGGTGCCGCTGGTGGGCACTGGTCATCTGAGCGTGGACGCTGACGCCCGGGAGCCGCGGGTGGCGGGGTTGCTTCGAGCCGTACTCCTGCGGTTGCTGGGTGCGGCACCGGCGGGTGCCCTGCTGATCCGCGCGGTCGATGCCACGGGCGCCGCGCTGGCCCCGTTCGGGGCGCTCGCTGATGCTGGCCTGCTGCCGCCGCCGGCGGTGGACGTGGCGGGTCTGCGCGCGGTGCTGACCGAGGCGGAGCAGTGGGTCACGCCAGGGGCGAGTGGACGACGCCGCCACGATCGCACGCTGTTGCTGGTGGTCGCCGCGCTGCCGGAGTCGACTGGCCCGACCGATCTGGCGCGGATCGAGGCGCTGGCCGAGCAGGGGCCGACCGCAGGGCTGCACCTGGTGGTGGCCGGCTGGCCGCCCGCCGGCCCGTACGCGGCCCGGGCGCCGCTGCCGCACACGACGCCGCTGGCGCTGCGCAACGCGTACGCGTTGCTCGGTGATCCGCCGGGGGCGTCCCTCGCCAGCCCGGGCACGGATTCGCCGGGTGGGTTGAACTCGCCGGTCTTCGTCGAGTCGGATCCGCCGGCGGAGCTGGTCGACGCGGTTTGTCGGCGGCTCGCCGAGCAGGTGGAGGCCGGCTCGCGGTTGGCGTTGGCGGCTCTGCTGCCGCCGACTGGTGAGCGGCTGTGGGAGTCGGATTCGGCGGACGGGCTGACCACCACGGTCGGTGATGCCGGGGGCCGGTCGGTGCCGCTGGGCTTCACCGAGCTGACCCCGCACTGGCTGGTCAGTGGTCGGTCGGCGGGGGGTCGCGCGGCGTTCCTGACCACCGCGCTGCTCGGCCTGGCCGCCCGGTACGGCCCGGACGACCTGGCGCTCTACCTGGTGGATCTCGGCGACGGTGAGTCGTTCGTGGAGTTCCTGCAGACCGAGCGGGACCGGTCGTGGATCCCGCAGGTGCGTGCGGCCGCGATGGCAGCCGACCGGGAGTACGTCCGGGATCTGCTCGACGAGTTGACGGCAGAGGTGCAGCGCCGGGCGGAGGCCGGGGCGCGGGCCGGCGGGCAACGCTTCGCGGAGTTGCGTCAGCACCAGCCGCTGCCCCGGATCGTCTGTGTGTTGGACAATGTGCCGCTGCTCTTCGCCGAGCGGGACCGCCTGGCCACTGAGGTGGCCGCTCAGTTGGACGCGCTGGCTCGGGCCGGGCGGGCGTACGGCGTGCACCTGGTGTTGGCGGGCGCGGGCGAGCTGGGGTTGAGTGCCCGCGCGGATGCCGGTCATCGGGATTCGGTGCTGGGGCAGTTCCCGGTGCGGGTGGCGCTGCCGGGCGGCAGCCCGGTGCTGGAGCCGACGAACGACTCGGCTGCGGGCCTTCCGGTGGGCAGCGCGGTGGTGAACACCGCCGGCGGCCTCGGCGGCCCCCGGGGTGCGACCCGAGGTCACGAACGGCTGATCCGGCACCCCGACCCGCAGGACCACCCGACGGTGGTGGAGGAGCTGCGGCACGAGCTGTGGACGGCCCGGCCGGCCGGGTCGGCGCCGCCGGTGGTCTTCGCCGGGTACGCCCGCCCTCTGCTGGGCAACGATCCGCGGCACCGAGCCGCCTTGGCGGGGCAGGCGCACGGTCCGGCCGCCCTGCTGGGCCGCGCGGTGGGGGTGGCCCGATCGACGGTCGCCGTACCGTTGGGGCCGGCGGCGGGCCGCAACCTGGCGGTGCTCGGGTCGGGTGCTGCGGCGGGTGGGCTGCTGGCGACGGCGGCCCGGAGCACCGCGGACCACCATGCGCCGGGCACCGCCCGCTTCCTGCTGGCGGCACCGGATCCGGGCGCCCGAGCGCTGGCGGAGGCGTTGACGGCCGAGTTGGCGACCCGGCATCCGGCCGAGATGGTGGACCTGCCGACGCTGCTCGCGGACGCCGCCGACGACCTGCCGACGTACCTGGTGGTCTTCGGGCTGGACCGGCCGGGCCCTCGGGAGCTGCCGGTGGACCGGCTGCGTGCGCTGCTGCGGGACGGACCACCGGCGGGTAGGCACCTGCTTGGTTGGTGGCGCGCGGTGCCGCCGTTCGCCGCGCTGCTGGAGCCCGAGGGCGAGGTCGACAAGCTGGCCGCCGTGGCCGTGCTGGACGTGCCGGTCGCGCAGCTCGCCGCGGTCTTCGGCCGGCCGATGGAGTGGCGGGCTCGCCCGGACCGGGCGGTGCTCTGGGACGGTCCGGACGAGCGGGGCACGGTCCTGGTGCCGTTCGCCGACGAGGCCGGGTGA